From the Borrelia puertoricensis genome, one window contains:
- the gnd gene encoding decarboxylating NADP(+)-dependent phosphogluconate dehydrogenase, whose amino-acid sequence MDIGVYGLGVMGSNLALNIADSGFNVSVYNRDNDRTEVFLVNNVHKKINGFKNIEDFIGSLKKPRKIILMISNSAVDEVIEQILPLVEKFDIIIDGGNSHYKDTIKREKRLSSKDIYFVGLGISGGEKGARFGPSLMYGGNKKAYGLIEPILNKVAAKTSMGDICSAYVGESGAGHYVKMVHNGIEYADMQLIGEAYFFMKRAFNLDNLKISEVFDKWGEGDLSSYLIEITSKILKYKENNEYLLDKILDVANQKGTGKWVSIEALQLNVPVNLIFESVFARFLSGLKHERVIASDILKMDVDSVAFDLSDWILDLYYALLVSKILAYAQGFMMLKSASVNYSWDLNLGKISLIWREGCIIKSVFLDKIKLAYDKNPHLINLVFDDYFLDIIKNHHKSLRRIVSKASEIGIPLPAFYASLSFLDSYSTNYLPANLIQAQRDFFGAHNFERIDSNRGEFFHSTWE is encoded by the coding sequence ATGGATATTGGTGTTTATGGGCTAGGAGTTATGGGGAGTAATTTGGCGTTAAATATTGCTGATAGCGGTTTTAATGTTTCTGTTTATAATAGAGATAATGATAGGACAGAAGTTTTCCTTGTAAACAATGTTCATAAAAAGATTAATGGATTTAAAAATATTGAGGATTTTATTGGAAGCTTAAAAAAACCTAGAAAGATCATTTTAATGATATCAAATTCAGCTGTTGATGAAGTCATTGAACAAATTTTACCTTTAGTTGAAAAATTCGATATTATTATTGATGGTGGAAATTCTCATTATAAAGATACAATAAAAAGAGAGAAAAGATTATCTTCTAAGGATATTTATTTTGTTGGACTTGGAATTTCAGGTGGTGAAAAAGGTGCAAGATTTGGACCTTCGTTGATGTATGGTGGGAACAAAAAAGCTTATGGATTAATTGAGCCTATTTTAAATAAAGTAGCTGCTAAAACAAGTATGGGAGATATTTGTTCTGCTTATGTTGGTGAGAGTGGAGCTGGACATTATGTAAAGATGGTTCACAATGGAATTGAATATGCAGATATGCAACTCATTGGTGAAGCATATTTTTTTATGAAGAGAGCTTTTAATTTAGATAATTTAAAAATTTCCGAAGTATTTGACAAGTGGGGAGAAGGTGATCTCTCTAGTTATTTAATAGAAATAACATCTAAAATTTTAAAATATAAGGAAAATAATGAATATTTACTTGATAAAATTTTAGATGTTGCAAATCAAAAAGGTACTGGGAAGTGGGTATCAATTGAAGCTTTGCAATTAAATGTGCCAGTGAATTTAATTTTTGAGTCTGTGTTTGCTAGGTTTTTGTCGGGATTAAAACATGAACGAGTAATTGCTAGTGATATTCTTAAAATGGACGTGGATTCTGTTGCATTTGATTTGAGTGATTGGATTTTAGACCTCTATTATGCTCTTTTAGTGTCCAAAATACTAGCTTATGCTCAGGGCTTTATGATGCTTAAGAGTGCATCTGTTAATTATTCTTGGGACTTGAACTTGGGAAAAATTTCTTTGATTTGGAGAGAGGGTTGTATAATTAAAAGTGTTTTCTTGGATAAGATTAAATTGGCTTATGATAAGAATCCACATCTTATTAATTTAGTTTTTGATGATTATTTTTTAGATATAATAAAAAATCATCATAAGTCTTTAAGGCGAATAGTCTCAAAAGCCAGTGAAATTGGGATACCTTTGCCAGCATTTTATGCAAGTCTGTCTTTTTTAGATTCTTATTCTACTAATTATTTACCAGCCAATTTAATTCAGGCTCAAAGAGATTTCTTTGGTGCACATAATTTTGAAAGAATTGATTCAAATAGAGGTGAATTTTTCCATAGTACTTGGGAATGA
- the crr gene encoding PTS glucose transporter subunit IIA — translation MGFLGFFKKSATLDLIAPVSGRVVSIDKVPDEAFAEKIVGDGIAIMPTGSELVAPCDGNIGKIFKTNHAFSLETKEGIEIFVHFGINTLNLNGKGFTRVAEEGMSVKQGDVIIRLDLEYLKAHAESVVTPVVIANSDEVSSIEYVFGKLDDGSEYIVPSSTTLTEDIKIKIAQTKPVEAGKDLVLRVKK, via the coding sequence ATGGGTTTTTTGGGTTTTTTTAAAAAGTCTGCTACTTTGGATTTAATAGCGCCTGTTAGTGGAAGAGTTGTTTCAATTGATAAAGTTCCAGATGAAGCTTTTGCTGAGAAGATAGTTGGCGATGGAATTGCAATTATGCCAACTGGAAGTGAATTAGTTGCGCCTTGTGATGGAAATATTGGTAAAATTTTTAAAACCAATCATGCTTTTAGCCTTGAAACTAAAGAGGGTATTGAAATTTTTGTGCATTTTGGTATTAATACTCTTAATTTGAATGGTAAAGGTTTTACAAGAGTTGCCGAGGAGGGTATGAGCGTCAAACAAGGTGATGTTATTATTAGACTGGACCTTGAGTATTTAAAGGCTCATGCAGAGTCAGTAGTTACACCTGTTGTTATTGCAAATTCTGATGAAGTTTCAAGCATTGAGTATGTGTTTGGGAAGCTTGATGATGGCTCTGAATATATTGTACCTTCTTCTACTACTTTAACTGAAGACATTAAAATTAAGATAGCTCAGACTAAACCTGTTGAGGCAGGCAAAGATTTGGTTCTTAGAGTTAAAAAGTAA
- the htpG gene encoding molecular chaperone HtpG yields the protein MKKQFDTEVNDLLYLIIHSLYSHKEIFLRELISNASDAIDKLKFLNLTNEKFKDIKLDPKIEISFDEKLIKIKDNGIGMNREDLINHLGTIAKSGTKEFINNLKKDEKNAASLIGQFGVGFYSAFIVADKVELVTKKALEDTAYLWSSDGKTGYEINKTEKDEYGTEITLYLNEEGIEYTNKWKIQEIIKKYSNHISYPIFIKYKEPLMKDGKQEGFEEKEDKLNDTTAIWIKNKNEITDEEYNEFYKNLTFDYENPLIHIHTKAEGNIEYTNLFYVPSKAPYDLYYPNTKPGVKLFINRIFITDSADSLLPNYLRFIKGIIDCQDLPLNVSREILQQNKILAKIKTSSVKKILSELEKLSEADNSKFNEFSKEFGRCLKEGVYSDFDNRSKLISLIRFKSSHVDGLVSLREYKERMPEEQKSIYYITGGRENILKINPIVNAYKERGYETLIMDDELDEAILNFITEYDGIKLKAINKNETSDELKDENFKQMEEKFKDILLKVKKILENNVKDVSLSATLTQEPSAIIIDSADPTYQMQKIMISMGQEVKEIKPILELNPNNKIIQNLKNLDDANLEKISIILFEEAMITSGLQSKNPRQFINIINEMLEQNI from the coding sequence ATGAAAAAACAATTTGATACAGAGGTTAATGATTTACTTTATTTAATCATACATTCTCTTTATTCTCATAAAGAAATATTTTTACGAGAATTAATATCAAATGCCTCTGATGCCATTGATAAGCTTAAATTTTTAAACTTAACAAACGAAAAATTCAAGGATATCAAACTAGATCCAAAAATAGAAATAAGCTTTGACGAAAAACTCATTAAAATAAAAGACAATGGTATTGGAATGAACAGAGAAGACCTGATTAATCATCTTGGTACAATTGCAAAATCAGGAACTAAAGAATTTATAAATAACCTAAAAAAAGATGAAAAAAATGCTGCAAGCTTAATTGGACAGTTTGGAGTTGGATTTTATAGTGCTTTTATTGTCGCTGACAAAGTTGAACTTGTAACAAAAAAAGCACTGGAAGACACTGCCTATCTCTGGTCTAGTGATGGAAAAACAGGATATGAAATAAATAAAACAGAAAAAGATGAATATGGAACTGAAATAACCCTTTATCTTAACGAAGAAGGGATTGAATATACCAACAAATGGAAAATACAAGAGATTATAAAAAAATATTCAAATCACATAAGTTATCCTATCTTCATCAAGTACAAAGAACCCTTGATGAAGGATGGCAAACAAGAAGGATTTGAAGAGAAGGAAGATAAATTAAATGATACAACAGCAATTTGGATAAAAAATAAAAATGAAATAACTGATGAAGAATACAATGAATTTTATAAAAATCTAACCTTTGACTATGAAAATCCATTAATTCATATTCATACAAAAGCAGAAGGAAATATTGAATATACAAATCTCTTTTATGTTCCAAGCAAAGCTCCCTATGATCTGTACTACCCAAATACTAAACCTGGGGTAAAATTATTCATAAACAGAATTTTTATCACAGATTCTGCAGACAGTTTACTTCCAAATTACTTAAGATTCATAAAGGGAATAATAGATTGTCAAGACTTGCCCTTAAACGTAAGTAGAGAAATTTTACAGCAAAACAAAATATTGGCCAAAATAAAGACATCTTCTGTAAAAAAAATACTTAGTGAACTTGAAAAGCTAAGTGAGGCAGATAATTCTAAATTCAATGAATTTTCCAAAGAATTTGGAAGATGTTTAAAAGAAGGGGTTTATTCTGACTTTGATAACAGAAGCAAACTTATATCCCTAATTAGATTTAAATCTTCTCACGTAGATGGACTTGTATCTTTAAGAGAATACAAAGAGAGAATGCCTGAAGAACAAAAAAGCATATACTATATAACTGGAGGAAGAGAAAATATACTCAAAATCAATCCAATTGTAAATGCGTACAAAGAAAGAGGATACGAAACTCTCATTATGGATGATGAACTTGATGAGGCAATTTTAAATTTCATCACAGAATATGATGGTATAAAGTTAAAAGCAATCAATAAAAACGAAACAAGTGACGAACTAAAAGATGAAAATTTCAAACAAATGGAAGAAAAATTCAAAGACATCCTACTTAAAGTAAAAAAAATACTTGAAAATAATGTCAAAGATGTGTCACTATCTGCAACGTTAACACAAGAACCATCAGCAATAATAATTGATAGTGCTGACCCCACATATCAAATGCAAAAAATTATGATATCAATGGGACAAGAGGTTAAAGAAATAAAACCTATTCTTGAACTCAATCCAAACAATAAAATCATTCAAAATTTAAAAAATCTAGATGATGCAAACTTGGAAAAAATAAGCATTATTCTTTTTGAAGAAGCAATGATAACTTCAGGTCTACAAAGCAAAAATCCACGTCAATTTATAAACATAATAAATGAAATGTTAGAGCAAAACATATAA